A stretch of Gossypium hirsutum isolate 1008001.06 chromosome A06, Gossypium_hirsutum_v2.1, whole genome shotgun sequence DNA encodes these proteins:
- the LOC121230695 gene encoding uncharacterized protein, protein MANQTIRELAAAPAVQQPLCITFPQGTTPFQLKTGLIHLLPTFNGLPSESPHKHLAEFHMVCSSMKPQGVSEDQIKLRAFLFSLAGMAKEWLFYLPPNSITTWAELSRVFLDRYFPAAKASDLRRSILGIQQRSDESVYDYWERFKKLCASCPQHGLSEQTLLRYLYEGMLPMEKKMVDAASGGALINMTPENARTLISTMAANSQQFGSSSEPNRRVHEVSTVSLENKIDKLTDIVNSLVTGKIGAAKVCRIYTMPNHPTDSCPMLQDETGA, encoded by the coding sequence ATGGCGAACCAAACCATTAGAGAACTTGCCGCTGCCCCCGCCGTACAACAACCGCTCTGCATTACCTTTCCTCAAGGCACTACCCCTTTTCAACTTAAAACAGGGTTAATTCATCTCCTCCCTACATTCAATGGTCTTCCTAGCGAAAGCCCACATAAACATCTCGCTGAATTCCACATGGTGTGTAGTAGCATGAAGCCGCAAGGAGTCTCGGAAGACCAAATCAAACTAAGggcatttcttttttctttagccGGAATGGctaaggaatggttattttacctTCCACCTAACTCAATAACCACATGGGCTGAACTATCTCGTGTTTTCCTTGATAGGTATTTTCCAGCGGCAAAGGCAAGCGATCTTAGGCGAAGCATTTTGGGAATCCAGCAAAGGAGCGATGAATCTGTCTACGACTACTGGGAGAGGTTCAAAAAGTTATGCGCAAGTTGCCCGCAGCATGGCCTATCCGAGCAGACCCTTCTTCGGTATCTCTATGAAGGGATGCTTCCGATGGAAAAAAAGATGGTGGATGCTGCAAGTGGTGGCGCACTCATCAATATGACGCCAGAAAATGCTAGAACTCTAATCTCTACTATGGCCGCAAACTCGCAACAGTTCGGCTCTTCAAGTGAACCTAACCGACGGGTTCACGAAGTAAGTACCGTTTctttggaaaataaaatagacAAATTGACTGATATTGTCAATTCTCTTGTCACAGGTAAGATAGGAGCCGCGAAGGTTTGTAGAATCTACACGATGCCGAACCACCCAACTGATTCATGTCCAATGCTACAAGATGAGACGGGCGCCTAA